From Triticum aestivum cultivar Chinese Spring chromosome 4A, IWGSC CS RefSeq v2.1, whole genome shotgun sequence, a single genomic window includes:
- the LOC123082567 gene encoding F-box protein PP2-B10, translating to MERLPAELVSAAFAGTTPRDAGRAAMVSTAFRAAADSDIVWARFLPPLEPLAPEPQSKKDMFLRLLDGPVLLRDRLMTMWLDRETFAKCYMLSARNLFIASGHMPQHWSWIPLSDSMFSEGAQLNSVTWLEIRGGIHTDMLTPDSKYGAYLVFKRTQNFSGFNYPIQKATLYFGQIMEYTSPVLLGENWTPPPELGVAQPQRRADGWMEISLGHFHTSGNELYAEMSFSLMETEGEVTQKRGLIVHGIEIRREKSG from the exons ATGGAGCGCCTGCCGGCGGAACTCGTCTCGGCGGCGTTCGCCGGCACCACGCCACGTGACGCCGGTCGTGCCGCCATGGTCTCCACAGCATTCCGCGCTGCAGCCGACTCCGACATCGTTTGGGCCCGCTTCCTGCCGCCCCTCGAGCCGCTGGCCCCCGAGCCGCAGTCAAAAAAGGACATGTTCTTACGCCTCTTGGACGGCCCCGTCCTCCTCCGAGACAGGCTCATG ACTATGTGGCTGGACAGGGAGACCTTCGCCAAATGCTACATGCTGTCGGCGAGGAATCTGTTCATCGCGTCGGGCCACATGCCGCAGCACTGGAGCTGGATCCCTCTCTCCGACTCCAT GTTCTCTGAAGGGGCTCAACTAAACAGTGTGACATGGCTGGAAATCCGTGGAGGCATACACACCGACATGCTCACCCCAGACTCCAAGTACGGGGCTTACCTCGTGTTTAAGAGGACCCAAAATTTCAGTGGGTTCAATTATCCAATCCAGAAGGCCACGCTCTACTTTGGACAAATAATGGAATATACCAGTCCGGTTCTCCTTGGTGAGAATTGGACGCCGCCGCCAGAACTGGGTGTAGCTCAGCCTCAGCGCAGAGCCGACGGTTGGATGGAGATATCGCTGGGTCACTTCCACACGAGCGGGAATGAATTATATGCTGAGATGTCCTTCAGCCTGATGGAGACGGAAGGAGAAGTGACACAGAAGCGTGGTCTGATCGTGCATGGCATTGAGATCAGACGTGAGAAATCAGGATGA